TTTTACTTCTATGTCAGTAAAAATACAGAAGTCTACATTCAATGCATCCATGTTAACCATGGGTGCATAGTACCGAGATGTACTTTTGTTGTATCGATGTAATCTTTATAAACACCTAATGATGGTAAACCTAAATATGGTTTCAATAAATCATCAAATGTCTCTGCATTTCTGATTATTCGCCAACAACTACCATCCACAAGAACTTCGGCTGGTTTTTGCTGtaattcaaataaaacagaaaattaGTTACAAGAGATCTAGATGCCAAGGATCAATGTCTGACATAGTACTGTTGCACATACCCTCATGTTGTAGTATTATGTTGCACATACCCTCATGTTGTAGTTTAATGACATAATATTATGTTGCACATACCCTCATGTTGTAGTTTAATGACATAATATTATGTTGCACATACCCTCATGTAGTTTGATGACAGTACTATGTTGCACATAACCTCATGTTGTTTAATGgtgttatgttattatgttacaCATACCCTCATGTTGTAGTTTGATGACATAGTATTATGTTGCACATGCCCTCATGTTGTAGTTTGATAACATAGTATTGTTATTATGTTGCACATACCCTCATGTTGTAGTTTGATAACATAGTACTATGTTGCACATACCCTCATGTTGTAGTTTGATAACATAGTATTATGTTGCACATACCCCCATGTTGTAGTTTGATGACATAGTACTATGTTGCACATACCCTCATGTTGTAGTTTGATAACATAGTATTATGTTGCACATACCCCCCATGTTGTAGTTTGATGACATAGTATTATGTTGCACATACACTCATGTTGTAGTTTGATAACATAGTATTATGTTGCACATACCCTCATGTTGTAGTTTGATAACATAGTATTATGTTGCACATACGCCATGTTGTAGTTTGATGACatagtattatgttattatgttgCACATACCCTCATGTTGTAGTTTGATGACATTGTACTATGTTGCACATACTCTCATGTTGTAGTTTGATaacatagtattatgttattatgttgCACATACCCTCATGTTGTAGTACTATGTTACACATAACCCCATGTTGTTGTTTATAGAgtgttatgttattatgttacaCATACCCTCATGTTGTAGTTTGATGACATAGTACTGCAGTAAGCCCCCACATCTCTGATAGCAATCCCACACCCTTCATGTGGATATGGCAATTCTTGGTCTTCAGCCAAGAAATCAGTACTTTCACCTATTGGTCCTACCACATCACACTTTATCATTCCTTTTTTCTTACActgttaaaaaaaaagatatgtaCATGACATAAGCTGTTTCACACAGTTATTTTAAatagaccatatggatgaggattgagtatttattttggattttaaattttaaaaacatttttatcatggccTCCTATCGAAAAATCAACgtaaaaaaacattgacaaagtctgtgtttgtaactcaatacattataaaaagctaaaaatgtgtaaacagGTTTggtattgtacgtacaataacaaactgtttgCCCATTTTTTtagtcttttgccatttattaagtttcaaacacagactttgtcaatgttgtatttttcaaataggaagccatgataaaattgttttcaaaaattaaaaatccaaaataaatacccaatcctcatccatatggctaatATATTTCATGGCACAGATCTACAATGGCAAGACAGCCCTACATGATTTCCTCCACCTCCTCTATAACCAGAATCCCCAGGATTGCCATAGTGATGGTCATACAGTTGTCATGGCGATAGTTCCCTATAAACACATTGCCACAACCATTGTTATTGCCCTAGTGATAGTCCCCTTTAgttagttaccatggttatagTCCATGATTAATACAGTattattgtcatggtaatgGTTCCTATGAATATAGTGATAGCCACCTAGAAGGGTCATTTTGTCATGATGACAACTGACTCACCCATGTAGGCTCTGTTAGTTGAATATGGTGATAAGCTCCATATAAACTTGGTCTGATAACTTCAGCCATGGATCCATCTATGacaataaaactgaaaataaaagtaTAAGATATGTTGGTTGAAAAACTCAAGCCATAGAccttcaaatgaaataaatttgtagTAAAGTGTCGCACAATTTTACATAATACAAGCCAACTTTATTTTGACATTGGCTTCACGTATATACAGTCGGTTGTGTGATCAAATTTGTCATAAGAGCATTTTTCTCATCATGTTGCTACATACTGATATGTagatgttatttgccaaataccgacCAATCAGCATGCGGAATTGGTGACAGGTATTCACGTATAAGGGAAGTTATGCTTCTGACTAATGTTATGAATGAGTGTAGAGTTGGATTCTAAACACTTGGCGTATAGTCAGATTCCTAAAGCTTCAGTGTGATCTTGCACAAAGATGATACAGAACAAGggacttacatacatgtagctacataTTGAAATGAGATGCGTCATTCTTCAGGGTAATATTTTGAACGACAGTCAGATTCCTACTGCGTAATTTGCATAGTAAGATTCTGAGAACTACAGTGTgataattttctttcaaatcttgCACAAAGGTGATACAGAACAAAGGgacttatatacatgtagctacataTTGAGATTACCATTCTTCAGGCTAATATTATGAGTATGTGTACAGTCGGCTTCCTACTACTTCACATAGTAAGATTCCGAAAACTTCAGTGTGGTCAGATTCTTTCAAATCTTGCGCAAAGGTGATACAGGAAAGGGcatatcacacacatacataatgatGCCAATGTATTGAAACTGGAATGAGATAGATACCTACTTTTTGTTCTCATTTGTTTTGACTCCTATGACCTGCGTTACTAGGATACCAGAATTACCAATGATGGAGATACCAGGTTCTAGGATGAGACAAATACCCTTGGCTTTGATTTCATCCGCAATTGAACCAATAAAGTCTTTTGTCTTGGCTTGAGTATCTTCCACCTTTAGAACAAATAAGGggaaatattttcatgtaagtaCACAAAAACTTCAAGTTTCAATTattatatgtaccagagattacatTGGGCACAGATACAAGTGGCATTTGCACTACAGTACAATACTGAAAAtgttattgcatacctgcatgcaaatgatatgcaaatgaggacataagtgtttgttttgtactaAAATCGAGGCTTATTTGTAGTCAtttatgttgattatcagtcgctggcaaatttgaaaaattaaagaATGAATTCCAGTGCAGTCTCTGCAGACAACTACTAAGTCTTTTGTCTACATCTGTTTAGTCTACGTAACCTGGATTATACTGTTAAAGGGATATGCCACTCGTGGAAATAACAGTTTTTTCAAAAACgttgagttctggagagtcgttTTGTGAgtttacatcacataaattaccTTTCATTACATCATTGcctcatgggtcttagcagacatgaatatttattagatgcacactgaatattcataacttcATATGAAGGAAATAGACACTTAagagtcatgaatatgtattgtgCATCTaacaaatattcatgtctgctataCACAAAACAACAGTGCACCTAaaaagaacaatagaggtgaaaagagttccaatttggtgtttcttggtgatcaagcaaaatttatgtgattacTACCCTCGTATAGGCAACATCGTAAATAGGCAGAAAAGCCAGCTCGAAGACAACTGGTCTGCCCTGCCTGATAGCCGTTCTCGGCAAGAGGAGACTGCGGACGGAAGCAATCAGAATCAACAGTAATGATGTAAAAGTATGAAATGactcaaattttatgaaaatatttttatttcctggagtggtgtgcCCCTTTAAATACCAGTCCATGCTGGTTGATGTTTGAGGGCACCCTTTCAGAactttatctgtatatacatcacatacCTCTAAATGGCGTTTATAATTGAGGCCTATACCTTCACCCATATTCAGATACTGTATATCAAGTCCCATATCTCTTACTTTGTCAACCCATTCTAACATGGTCTCCAGAGTCGCCCTGAAAAAAAAGCCAGAAATTAATTTTACTGAAATGGGGGAGACAAAGATAATGCTGGTTGTATCTTAGAAACAGACCTCTCAGTTCACAGAGaacactagtctagttccaatacgaTACGAGTTACGATTACTatgtggagatgatcgtagtaaacGTAACTTGTATGGCTTTGGATTCCAATGTGCCAACTatgccaatttgatgtgccactaacacacacatttctcgtgtcacaccaaaatttgatgttcccctatctcttactatgtggtcaGTGTGCCCGCTTAGCCAATTCgacgcaccactgacgcacacaatttctagtgacacgccaaaatttggtgttcccttatctcttactatgtggtgactcacaagaaatgccagtttttctcattctGACCCAgagcaacaaaatttggctatcattaggaAGAATGTCACACAAGTTCAATATTAAAGCAAACTTAGTTCATTTAGGTCACATCAATACAATTGttaaacttcattttcacacttctaaccaaattttgaaaactttcacgtcttcaatgataaaaggttttttactgagatgttgataagttgattaaaatttacttttaatgtgatatacagtgatGGGTTTAcggtaatattttgatatatataccatcatgtttaccatcatgtttttacattgcatcgatcatagtggtgtgaccggtacagttttcatcatggtttaaatcttatataaatgtgtgatgtCACACTGGTGAACGTTTGTTTAgggtgaggggagggggtttgacctaaacaaacaatgttgtttattgagcttgtacGACATTATACGATTGTCCCACTAGGAGGGCGCACTGTTGGAATTTGACTAAGAGAACACTAACTTACTTGAATAGATCAGCATCTTCAATTGTAGCTTCTAAATGGCAGTGAATTCCAACCAAATCTATCAATGGTTCGGATTTTACAATCTGTAGAGCTTTATCAAATTCTCTGATATGCATCCCAAACTTCGATTCTGCAACATCTGGGGCATCAGGGTGTGACTCCtgttgtaaacaaacaaaacagaccTTTCAcataaatactgccctctagtgttaaATTAGTACAATGTCCTACAGCAGTACCCAAACTTTGATTCTCCAACATCTGAGGCATCAGGGTGTGACTCCTGttgtaaacaaacagacaaacagacctTCCAcataaatactgccctctagtgttaaATTAGTGCAATGTCCTACAGTACTCAAACTTTGAATTTGCCATATCTGAGGCCTCAGGGTGTGACTCCTgttgttgacaaacaaaacagaccTTTCATATAAATACTGCCCTTTAGTGTTAAATTAGTGCAAAGTTCGACAGTACCCAAACTTTGAAACTGCAATGTCTGAGGCATCAGGGTGTGACTCCtgttgtaaacaaaaacacaaacctTTCATATAAATGCTGCCCTCTAGTGTTAAATTAGTGCACAGTTTGACAGTACCCAAACGTTGACAGTACCCAAACTTTGAATTTGCCATGTCTGAGGCATCAGGGTGTGATTCCttataattatttgtgtctCAAGTTTAGTATGAACACATTACTAACTGGACTCTAGAGGGCGTGCTTTCAAAGGAGTACTTACCGGACGTAATTTTGGATTTAATCTCATCAAAACTCTAGATTTCTTTCCAAATCCCTGACAAGCTTTTATAATGTGTTGAAGATCAAATAAAGAATCTACGTTGATCATGATGTCACATTTGACGGCTTCCCGGATTTCACTCTGTAATTTCCCATTCCCGTTAAACACCATCGTACTTGGATTAAAGCCCGCCATCATGGCTAAACGCATCTCATTACCGCTTGCTACGACAGCCGTACATCCGAGTTGTCGCAGTATCCGTAGTATCTCCAAGTTGTTGTTGGCTTGCACCGTGTAACCTGTGGAAATTGTGAAACATAGTTATATTTTGTTCACCAATAATTCTATTTGGCCAAATTATGAATAACAGAGTTTGTAGAAGACCTTGTCATAATGTATCTAAGATAATGCGAAAAAAAACCCACTTACTTTCTGGttaatagtctgtaaggtacgtcgtgacgggcgccctcatgcatcgGTTGGGAGAGAGGACggagcgacacgacgtatcttacagacaaCTAATTTCCGACAGAAAGAAGCACATTATTTAGATGATATAATTTTTCCTATATACTGCAGAGCATACTTAAAGGGGAGGACAACTGAGAAATGTTATTATACGAGACAAAACCACGTAACCACACTTTCATTTCGAATTAAatttactgaatattttttCCGTACGTGTTTTACTCGACTGAAAAGAAGTGTACGGTATCAATGTTATTTATAGGTACAGTGTTTCGAATGCTTTTGGATATCCGATTTATATATGTTGAATACGAAACAAAGCATCACAAAGAACCCGAATGGCATGTCgcaaaataatgtaaacataaacATTAAATCAGGTCAGACGAACAATGACCTCGAAATGGCGACGCCAAGGTTATCTGAGGTCACACATAGACTGTCACataattaaattttaaatgaaCTGCACATGTTTGATAAACAAAATAtgctttttcttcttctttttttaaaaaaaggggGGCTGTAAATGATAAAGATGAAAACATACTTACCAAGCAAATGATTGATTTCATGTTTCTCCAATGCTTGCTTGTACTGCATTACGTTGTCAGTAATCTGTGCCCGACTGTATAAATAATATGGACTCGCATATTCCGTTTTCCTGGCTAACTCTTTCGTTATGTTTTTCACTGCAAGGTTCTCACAAAATAAGTGGCCATCTCCGGTAGTATAAATGTTTGAAGACGTTGCGATGTTGGGTCTAGAGCTTGCAGCATGTCCCTGGTCGGCTTTCAATAATTCGGCCGCCATGATGTTTTGAGCTTCCTGTGATGACATGACGAAGGCCTTCgatgtgacgtcacaaactatatATTCAACAGGGCGAAACGCTCACCTGTTTGAAATAGAGAACTAGTTGAAATTCACAGTTCTGTTTAGTTTTAGTGACACAAATCATGCCCCTTTTAAGagtaaaatatatgtacagaaGTAAACACATAGAAAGCCATCGTGCCTACTACCTGACGCCCTCGTATCtaataaataaacacagttacaccataaaaaaaactttaaaaatgatCGCACAGATATCCATATTGGTTTAAATTTTGACAATGTTACCTTCTGTTAATGTCAACTGGTTGCGATATGTGTAGACATAGATATCACTTGGAATATTAGCAGAGATTAATCCCTTTTTGCCGAGTTCAACAAAATGTCTGATTTACAAACAGATGCCACACTGTATTTGTGGTAGTCTGCCACTGGCATTATAAATAGGTCAAGTCTCGCACAcataaatcaatatatcaaatgagccaaacacaataaaatgtatgtttacaaCAGGTTGGTGGCATTCTTTAGAACACAGCCTCTATTAACAGTGAGAGATCGTGTTTCCAGTGTGATACGTTTTCGGAATCTAAGCTTATGTTCTCCCcccactttaaaaaaaaaaaatgtttttataagcGGCTTACAACGTTTTGTATTTTACGAAAATTTAACAATTATATAATTTTCTTTAAGTTCTTGTTTAAAGTGACATATAAGTCCATTTGGCTGGGAGGTTTAATTTTCACATTCTTGAAAGATTGTTTAGAAATGtaactttacattatgtaagaCCTcgtgtcactataataaactaatTTACTACTTACTATATAGGCCATATTAAAAAGATTATATGTTTCCggtaacccgaccgaccctacgGTTTAAACCACTGactgtaaacattttttacaagATAAAACTGGTGAGAATTTACGTCTATTTCTGTGTAATAGTTAAAACGGTGTATTTGGTCAATGCTTTATTAAAATTCCATCCCATACCAGAGAAATCGATCGATTCTTTCAAAgttgaatttatataatatagtcTGTATACTGTGTTTGTGTAGGTCACCTGTAATTtctcttcatttacttcttttataCCGATCACTAAACTATATCTATCACAGAAGTGTTTTACCcacgagtatcttgtcttatGGTCGAAGCAACTTCTcaaaaaaataaaggaaaaaatataaaataaaactccaacctacctactctattttctgaagccatattatcggaaacaaactTTTTGCCTTAGAGGCCAGTTAATTGACCTTAGTAAGGACTTGTTATCATGTACTTCAAGTTCACGGTCATCTTGGGTTATTTTGGTCAGGTCAAAGTTCGTTCACTGAGTTAGTTCGGTCATAgaaccctccaccaacgttggtggtggtggtggtggtggtggtgatggtggtggtggtggtggtggtggtggtggtacggtggtggtggtggtggtggtggtgttggtggtggtggggggtcTATGGTTCGGTATGTATGTGCTTTTAGTTTTAGAATCGCTAACGCAAAATGGGAGAAAAGTTTGTCAATTTATACTACGGATCAGGAATGATATTGAGTGGGTAGAGCGCCATCTACGGCCACTGATATTGAAGTATGTCACATCATGGATGTCACATTCGATCGCGCATGTAAACCCGAGTTTGCCATATGTTCAAACGATCTTGTTGAAAAGTTTATACGGAAAAAAATGTCTAATTAATacacaaaaattacaatttgcTATTATATATGGaagaaaaataaagaaagtgAAATCTTCGCTGATTTTAATAGTAAACATTGCGTCAATTCAATAAAACTGCTAATAGTATGGTATAGTTCGTAGACTGTATGATACGTCCTGTCGGTACGCTCTCAGCTCGCCGGCCTCCTCTCatgggaggggttgaccgatgtgtgagggcgccccgtcacggcgtatcTCGCAACCTATTTATTGGAAACGGCATAGGTTGAGAGTCCCGTGCACTAGAGCAACAACGCCGGCGACACTACAAACATACATTCATTCCAACAGTAGTACGATATTGTAAACaaaccatttttttaaaaatctattgtaacttgttttacattgttttatgGCAGATATGAATTCCccgggggagggagggagagagggggagggagagagagagagagagagagagagagagagagagagagagagagagagagagagagagagagagagagagagagagagagagagagagagagagagagagagagaggagagagagagagagagagagagagagagagcgagagagagcgagagagagagagagagagagagagagagagagagagagagagagagagagagagagagagagagagagagagagagagagagagagagagagagagagagagagagagagagagagagagtataaagTACACGATTTCCGCTATCGTACTGTCAATCTGGGAAAAATCAGACGAAATGGTCCGACAGCCTGATTATTAGTCGCTTAGCGCGCCCTCGGGCGATGATTACGGAAATAACAATTGTCACACCACATTACAGCAACTCTCATTTCGTGATTGACGGTGGAAGTaaactattataataatatgcTGAGCGTCAAAAAAAGTgaaagtacatgatatttataAGAACTTGAATCTACGTTCACTTGAAACAAACATTAtacattaaaatttaaaaaaaaccacataATCGCCTATTTCCCATCCTTAGCTACCGATAGTCTAGGCACTTCCACTGTTCGTCGTAATATTTTcgaaaattgtcaaaaatgtaatggaAATGAATTTTAAGCCAACTAAACACAACACTGAATACAACGTAGTGCAAAACAATATGTATAGCTATATAGGTCTAAATCTATCGACAACTCTGTCtcacactgtgtgtgtgtgtgtgtgtgtgtgtgtgtgtgtatgtgtgtgtatgtatatgtatgtatgtatgtgtgtgtgtatgtagtgtatgtatgtatgtatgtatgtatgtatgtgtgtgtgtgtgtatgtatgtatgtatgtatgtatgtgtatgtgtgtatgtatgtatgtatgtatgtatgtatgtatgtatgtatgtatgtatgtatgtatgtatgtatgtatgtatgtatgtatgtatgtatgtatgtatgtatgtatgtatgtatgtatgtatgtatgtttgtgtatgtatgtgtgtgtgtgtgtgtgtgtctctctctctctctctctctctctctctctctctctctctctctctctctctctcagtccATGCTAATtacttttttgaacattttctaTCCTAAGTTTATTGGCTtattaatacagtatattaattTCTTCTTACTGCAGTGAAGTGATTATTTTTTGTCGGCGCGTGCACGAACATGCTTGACTCGGTAAAATTATTCGATGTTATTAAAAATATCACCATAAAAACTTACTGAGTGTTACACGTTACATACTGTCACGGTTGAAGACTCTCTCTCCGCATAAACGAGTCAAACTGAACATGCGTACTTTTTTTTGAACGAGTGTGACAAAAAATTGACGAAACgataaataattataaatagaGTTCGAGTTTTCCAAAATCACGTCTACGGTTGTTGGCTGATTTATATGGGTTGGTCACCCCTACCCTGTAAGGTCAAATGGTAGAATCCATCACCTTTGACCCCACTTTGAAAGTCTGACACAGTGCAGTAATAGAACAAAGCACACGAGAGTACAGTTTCACGTTAAAACCGTCAATTTTGCGGTAATTACTGGACTTAAATGGCGGCAAGGGATATCATAGATCGTCTACCCGTACTCTAGGAAGCCATGGATCTAGGGCGATCGTCTTCCCAGCTCCGGGAACGTCCCGGTAGCATGGAAAATAATCGGCACACCACGACGAGCGAGGAAGAAGATGGAAGTATAACCAGCAGTGATTCTAGCAGTACGTGCGAGGAAGATCGTTTCAAACGACTCTTCGAGAGCTGCGATAGCGATGGCGACGGCTACATCGACAGGTTAGTCGATAGTTACTATCTGTAAATGTTGTAAAACCCCTTAAAGTGACGAATTTAGTCGCATATTATGTAATAACCGCGTCTCGTAGACAGCGCAGCgttacccagcagacacagtaGTGGTTGATTTGCAAGAAGTGAGACACGCTATCTTTTCATATATACTCCATGCTAAAATATTTTGTAGTGTTTTTCACCCGTTTGGAGAAATTCCAACCCCAGTAGTACTGTAGTGTTATGAAGAATGTCCCCAGGAGCGGTTTTGGGAGTATTTCAGCCATTTCCATTGAGCGTGTGCTTGTCTTGACGCAGTGTCTAATGTGTGACAGAAGTATCAATGTCAGCTACCAATCGATTTGCTAAATTGATGTTTTCAAAGACAATTAAAACTTAAATGCTACGAAAAAAAAGTCTGCTAATAGCTGTCACAACAAACTGTAAGTCGATCAACCCACG
This portion of the Glandiceps talaboti chromosome 19, keGlaTala1.1, whole genome shotgun sequence genome encodes:
- the LOC144450242 gene encoding uncharacterized protein LOC144450242, with the translated sequence MAAELLKADQGHAASSRPNIATSSNIYTTGDGHLFCENLAVKNITKELARKTEYASPYYLYSRAQITDNVMQYKQALEKHEINHLLGYTVQANNNLEILRILRQLGCTAVVASGNEMRLAMMAGFNPSTMVFNGNGKLQSEIREAVKCDIMINVDSLFDLQHIIKACQGFGKKSRVLMRLNPKLRPESHPDAPDVAESKFGMHIREFDKALQIVKSEPLIDLVGIHCHLEATIEDADLFKATLETMLEWVDKVRDMGLDIQYLNMGEGIGLNYKRHLEVCDVYTDKTKDFIGSIADEIKAKGICLILEPGISIIGNSGILVTQVIGVKTNENKNFIVIDGSMAEVIRPSLYGAYHHIQLTEPTWCKKKGMIKCDVVGPIGESTDFLAEDQELPYPHEGCGIAIRDVGAYCSTMSSNYNMRQKPAEVLVDGSCWRIIRNAETFDDLLKPYLGLPSLGVYKDYIDTTKVHLGTMHPWLTWMH